Proteins encoded by one window of Cellvibrio sp. KY-GH-1:
- a CDS encoding SDR family oxidoreductase — MTQFTQKTVLVTGGNSGIGLATAVAFAQQGARLVITGRDQATLAQAQQQLGADAIALQSEAGDVNAAKALAAQLSEQGVRLDAVFINAGVAKFAPLEVVDEDLWDQTFNVNVKGAYFTIQALLPLLNEGAAIILNGSINAHIGMPNSSVYAASKAALISFAKTLSAELVGRGIRVNVVSPGPVSTPLYGKLGVPAEQLNELASQIQAQVPVKRFGKPEEVASAVVYLASPNAAFVVGAELIIDGGMSQL; from the coding sequence ATGACTCAATTCACCCAAAAAACTGTACTGGTAACCGGCGGCAACAGTGGTATCGGCCTGGCAACGGCGGTGGCTTTTGCACAGCAAGGTGCGCGCCTGGTAATCACCGGCCGCGATCAGGCAACACTGGCGCAAGCCCAACAACAACTCGGCGCCGACGCTATCGCCCTGCAAAGTGAAGCAGGCGATGTGAACGCCGCCAAAGCGTTAGCTGCCCAATTGAGCGAACAAGGCGTGCGTTTGGATGCCGTGTTTATTAACGCCGGTGTCGCTAAATTTGCACCGCTAGAAGTGGTAGACGAAGACTTGTGGGATCAGACCTTTAACGTCAATGTGAAAGGCGCTTACTTTACGATTCAGGCACTCTTGCCACTCTTGAATGAAGGCGCTGCGATCATCCTGAACGGTTCGATCAATGCTCATATCGGCATGCCCAATTCCAGCGTCTACGCCGCCAGTAAAGCCGCATTGATCTCGTTTGCCAAAACCTTGTCGGCAGAATTGGTAGGGCGCGGGATTCGGGTGAACGTGGTCAGCCCTGGCCCTGTATCAACACCACTCTATGGCAAACTGGGTGTTCCGGCCGAGCAACTGAATGAGTTAGCGAGCCAGATTCAAGCGCAAGTACCAGTAAAGCGCTTTGGTAAGCCCGAGGAAGTTGCAAGCGCCGTGGTTTATCTTGCATCGCCGAACGCAGCATTTGTGGTGGGGGCTGAATTAATCATTGATGGCGGCATGAGCCAGTTGTAA